A DNA window from Acropora palmata chromosome 12, jaAcrPala1.3, whole genome shotgun sequence contains the following coding sequences:
- the LOC141859491 gene encoding uncharacterized protein LOC141859491, which produces MRHIFGAKCVPTCSNYPLLRSAEDHEMKFPLATLAVKRNFYMDDFFKSVKSTSKAKEIQQQLAEMLNLGGFHLTKWISNEKEVIEKVSELERAPSLKVVDENMVMPVEHALGVSWDANSDCFVYEVVKRNMEATHCKMLSLIASLFDPIGFLAPFLVRAKILLQQMWQCAIDWDDILHDRPSTRVV; this is translated from the coding sequence ATGCGTCACATATTTGGAGCAAAATGTGTGCCAACTTGTTCCAATTATCCCTTGCTAAGGAGTGCAGAAGATCATGAAATGAAGTTTCCACTCGCCACCCTAGCTGTGAAGAGAAACTTTTACATGGATGACTTTTTCAAGTCTGTTAAATCAACCAGCAAAGCTAAGGaaatacaacaacaacttgCTGAAATGCTTAACCTGGGAGGCTTCCATTTGACCAAGTGGATCTCAAATGAGAAAGAAGTGATCGAGAAAGTATCAGAACTGGAAAGAGCTCCGTCTCTCAAGGTCGTGGACGAAAATATGGTAATGCCTGTGGAACATGCTCTGGGTGTCAGCTGGGACGCAaattcagactgttttgtctATGAGGTTGTGAAAAGAAACATGGAGGCCACTCATTGCAAGATGCTGAGCCTGATAGCATCACTCTTTGATCCCATTGGATTCCTAGCTCCATTCCTGGTCAGAGCAAAAATCCTTCTTCAGCAAATGTGGCAGTGTGCTATTGATTGGGATGACATACTGCATGACAGACCTTCTACAAGAGTGGTCTAA